From Streptobacillus felis, one genomic window encodes:
- the glmU gene encoding bifunctional UDP-N-acetylglucosamine diphosphorylase/glucosamine-1-phosphate N-acetyltransferase GlmU, which yields MISIILAAGKGTRMKSNISKLMHKVNGQPMIVKLVKTLDDAGINKNILILGYLKEQILEVLDLEHVVQEQQLGTAHAVMIAKDKILENNDDILICNGDGPLLTVETINRMKEKFKNDSLDALILSCEVNNPHGYGRIIKENGRVTDIIEEIDTTIEQKNIKEINAGVYLFKRTSLLSILDKFNNDNKKGEYYLTDAVKLLNAEGLKVDSLVLEDEREMLGVNSKSQLAMVSKILRDRKNEKLMDDGVILIDPNTTYIEEDVEIGQDSVIYPNVYIEKGTKIGSNCTIYSGSRIESSTIGNNVSIDNSVVEQSIIEDNVSVGPFAHIRPNSLLKEKSKVGNFVEIKKSILHPGVKCGHLTYIGDSEVGENTNIGAGTITCNYDGVKKHKTNIGKDCFIGSNSILVSPVNIGNNVLTAAGSVITNDIPEDSIAFGRARQVNKIGINKK from the coding sequence GTGATTTCAATTATTCTTGCTGCAGGTAAAGGTACAAGAATGAAGTCAAACATCTCTAAGTTAATGCATAAAGTAAACGGACAACCTATGATAGTTAAGCTTGTTAAAACTCTTGATGATGCAGGTATTAATAAAAACATCTTAATATTAGGTTATCTAAAAGAGCAAATACTTGAAGTATTAGATCTTGAACATGTAGTTCAAGAACAACAACTAGGTACTGCTCATGCCGTTATGATAGCAAAGGATAAAATATTAGAAAATAACGATGATATTTTAATATGTAATGGAGATGGACCTTTATTAACTGTAGAAACAATTAATAGAATGAAAGAAAAATTTAAAAATGATTCTTTAGATGCTCTAATTCTTTCTTGTGAAGTTAACAATCCTCATGGTTATGGTAGAATAATCAAAGAAAATGGAAGAGTTACTGACATAATAGAAGAAATAGATACAACTATAGAGCAAAAAAACATTAAAGAAATAAATGCAGGTGTTTACTTATTTAAGAGAACTTCTCTTTTATCAATATTAGATAAATTTAATAACGATAACAAAAAAGGAGAATACTATTTAACTGATGCAGTTAAGCTATTAAATGCTGAAGGGTTAAAGGTTGATAGTTTAGTTCTTGAAGATGAGAGAGAAATGTTAGGAGTTAATTCTAAATCACAACTTGCAATGGTTTCTAAAATATTAAGAGATAGAAAAAACGAAAAACTTATGGATGATGGGGTAATACTTATAGATCCTAATACTACATATATAGAAGAAGATGTGGAAATAGGACAAGACAGTGTTATATACCCTAACGTATACATAGAAAAAGGTACAAAAATAGGAAGTAACTGTACTATTTATTCTGGGTCAAGAATAGAAAGCTCAACTATAGGTAATAATGTAAGTATAGATAATAGCGTTGTAGAACAATCTATAATAGAGGATAATGTAAGTGTAGGACCATTTGCACATATTAGACCTAATTCATTATTAAAAGAAAAATCTAAAGTAGGAAATTTTGTTGAAATTAAAAAATCTATATTACACCCTGGTGTTAAATGTGGACATCTAACATATATAGGTGATAGTGAAGTCGGTGAAAATACTAATATAGGAGCCGGAACTATAACTTGTAACTATGATGGTGTTAAAAAACATAAAACTAATATTGGGAAGGATTGCTTCATAGGAAGTAATAGTATATTAGTATCACCTGTTAATATAGGGAACAACGTACTAACTGCAGCTGGTTCAGTAATAACTAATGATATTCCTGAAGATAGTATAGCATTTGGTAGAGCAAGACAAGTCAATAAAATTGGAATAAATAAAAAATAA